The following coding sequences lie in one Methylosinus sp. PW1 genomic window:
- a CDS encoding bacterioferritin-associated ferredoxin, which yields MIVCSCNVLSDGQVREVLGGRSDRPSVGAIFRHMGCEPRCGRCARNISAIVDQHAAIPSDHCSGAGECDNCRADELAA from the coding sequence ATGATCGTCTGCTCTTGCAATGTGCTCTCGGACGGGCAAGTCCGCGAGGTTCTCGGAGGAAGATCGGATCGCCCCAGCGTCGGCGCGATCTTCCGGCATATGGGGTGCGAGCCGCGCTGCGGCCGATGCGCGCGCAACATCAGCGCGATCGTCGATCAGCATGCGGCGATCCCGTCCGATCATTGCAGCGGAGCCGGCGAATGCGATAATTGTCGGGCCGACGAATTGGCTGCATGA
- a CDS encoding MFS transporter — protein MTKLPSAETAAGRHAELRLSLLQASIYAIVGVQLPFFSIWLSARGLDAFEIAAVLAVQPVIRIGSMLLASRRADRRGDHGALLVGCMAAVAAAYAVMGLSTGFFALLVAGAMVALAQGPLAPLADGVTFGEARRRRETGLPQLHYSWVRGWGSMSILVFLAVSGPVAGALAVEDIVWLLTAVGAFACLACMGSLIGFGSSGAREERRSLGRIARPELVALVIVAAALVQSSHSMVNTFGALHWKEQGHSDTFVSFAWVAALATEVVVFLMAARWFGGESKAGAFLLVGAIGAVLRWLLMSADPGPFGIFFAQALHGASCAAVQIGPAYLLAELGGKERLAQSQAWLAAAIAGGNSLLTFLSGPLYAQAGERAYLAMAAVAFLGLLLSFAVAHLCAGRHARREAARGAHAEPEHSRA, from the coding sequence TTGACGAAATTGCCGAGCGCCGAGACGGCGGCCGGGCGCCATGCGGAGCTGAGGCTGTCGCTGCTGCAGGCCTCCATCTACGCCATTGTCGGGGTCCAGCTGCCCTTCTTCTCGATCTGGCTGTCGGCGCGCGGGCTCGACGCTTTCGAGATCGCCGCCGTTCTCGCCGTGCAGCCGGTCATTCGCATCGGCTCCATGCTGCTCGCCTCGCGCCGGGCGGATCGGCGCGGCGATCATGGCGCTCTGCTCGTCGGCTGCATGGCGGCCGTGGCCGCGGCCTATGCGGTGATGGGGCTCTCCACCGGCTTCTTCGCATTGCTCGTCGCCGGCGCAATGGTGGCGCTGGCGCAGGGGCCGCTGGCGCCGCTCGCCGATGGCGTCACCTTCGGCGAGGCCCGGCGCCGACGCGAGACCGGCCTGCCGCAACTGCATTATTCCTGGGTGCGCGGCTGGGGCTCTATGTCGATCCTCGTCTTTCTCGCCGTCAGCGGGCCGGTCGCCGGCGCGCTGGCGGTGGAGGATATCGTCTGGCTGCTCACCGCGGTCGGAGCCTTCGCCTGCCTCGCCTGCATGGGCTCGCTGATCGGCTTCGGCTCGTCTGGAGCGAGAGAGGAGCGACGCTCGCTCGGCCGCATCGCGCGGCCGGAGCTGGTGGCGCTGGTCATCGTCGCCGCGGCGCTGGTGCAGAGCTCGCATTCGATGGTGAACACATTCGGCGCGCTGCATTGGAAAGAGCAGGGCCATAGCGACACTTTCGTCTCTTTCGCCTGGGTCGCGGCGCTCGCCACTGAGGTGGTCGTCTTTCTGATGGCGGCCCGCTGGTTCGGCGGCGAATCGAAAGCGGGCGCCTTTCTGCTCGTCGGCGCGATCGGCGCCGTGCTGCGCTGGCTGCTGATGTCGGCCGATCCCGGCCCCTTTGGGATTTTCTTCGCCCAGGCGCTGCATGGCGCCTCCTGCGCGGCGGTGCAGATCGGCCCCGCCTATCTGCTCGCCGAGCTCGGCGGCAAGGAGCGCCTCGCGCAATCGCAAGCCTGGCTGGCGGCGGCCATCGCCGGCGGCAACAGCCTGCTCACCTTCCTGTCCGGGCCGCTCTATGCGCAGGCGGGGGAGCGCGCCTATCTGGCGATGGCGGCGGTGGCCTTTCTCGGCCTGCTGCTGTCCTTCGCGGTGGCGCATCTCTGCGCCGGCCGTCACGCCCGGAGGGAAGCGGCGCGGGGCGCCCATGCAGAACCCGAGCATTCACGCGCCTGA
- the bfr gene encoding bacterioferritin — translation MRGDAKLIEYLNRGVRAELTAINQYWLHYRILDNWGFKELGKKWRHESIEEMEHADKFVHRILFLEGFPNMQSLDPLRIGQSVEEIIRLDLATEVDARALYLEAAAYALSINDRVSKLLFEEVVESEERHIDFLETQLELIKQLGVQLYSQKHIGDLS, via the coding sequence ATGCGCGGTGACGCGAAGCTCATCGAATATCTGAACCGCGGCGTCCGCGCCGAGCTGACGGCGATCAATCAATATTGGCTGCATTATCGCATTCTCGATAATTGGGGCTTCAAGGAGCTCGGCAAGAAGTGGCGGCACGAATCCATCGAGGAGATGGAGCACGCCGACAAATTCGTGCATCGCATCCTCTTCCTCGAGGGCTTCCCGAACATGCAGAGCCTCGATCCTCTGCGCATCGGCCAGTCCGTCGAGGAGATCATCCGTCTCGATCTCGCCACGGAAGTCGACGCCCGCGCGCTCTATCTCGAGGCGGCGGCCTATGCGCTGTCGATCAACGATCGCGTCAGCAAGCTGCTGTTCGAAGAGGTCGTCGAGAGCGAGGAGCGCCATATCGACTTCCTGGAGACGCAGCTCGAGCTGATCAAGCAGCTCGGCGTGCAGCTCTACTCGCAAAAGCACATCGGCGATCTCTCGTAA